Within the Bacteroidetes Order II. bacterium genome, the region AAATAAGGCAAAACATCCTCCGACAACACCCAATTGGTAAAAGGAACCGACAGGGATTGGGGAAGTCTGGCACCATACGCCACCTTCGAGACCAGAATCAGGTCTCCACTTAACAAACTATAAGACATCGAAGAAGAGGAAACGCCAAAAGGGACAAACAGGAACAACCGCACTAGAAAAGACACCAGCAAAAAAAACAAGGCTATCCTGAAGGATCTGCGAAGATCCCTCAGGAAGGGCCTCTTTGGAATAGGTGGTTCGGTTTTGTGGGTTAGCATATAGGGGCGTTATAATCGGTAGGCCGCTCCGTAAATTCCAGACCGACAGACCTATTGCACAAGATGGATCGTCTGGGCTGTTTTCTTGATAGAGTAGCCGCGTGTAACAAAGAAAAAGGCGCACACAAGTACGCCCTTTTGCATGTTAATAAAGGGCTTACCGGACTAAGCTCCATCCTTTCTGAATCATTTGCTGGGCCTTTTTGTACTTCACTTCTACTACTTCACCGGTTGTCGGGTTCATAACCTTCACTTGGTCGTTTCGGCTGATTTTTTCTTCTTTGTTCCGAACAATAGGGGCTTGTTTAACGGTTGGGTCTTCTTTTGCCTGACCTTCCTTGTACACATCATCGGCGCCTACCCCAAAGCCGCTTTCTGCTTTTGCTTGCGTTGCCTTTGCGCGTTTACTATCGAGACGGGATGTTTTCCTAATCGTTTCGGCGCGTTCCCGTTCTTGTACCAACAGGCCAGAACGGAATACAATACTGAGTGCTTGTTTGTTCAGGTCGTTTAACAAGTCGGAAAAGAGGCTAAAAGCTTCCACTTTATATTCAACCAAGGGGTCTTTCTGACCATAGGCACGAAGGTAAATGCCTTCTTTCAGGTCATCCAATTCTCGGAGGTGTTCCACCCAACGGTCATCAATGGTGGAAAGAATGGCAGCACGTTCCAGTGCATCGTTCACTTCTTGGCCACCAGTAGCCAGCACTTGTGCTACGTCCACCACCACCCGCAGGATTTTTAGCCCGTCGGTAAAGTCCACCACAATCTTTTCTGGTGGTTCTACCGCATTTTTAATCATTTGCTGAACGCCATGATGAAAACTCTCGGCTAGCAGTTGGCGTTTGGCATGGTAGGCCGCTTCTGCTTGTTTATAGACAGATTGCGCGAGGGCTTTTTCGGTAATGCTTTGGAATGTAGCCGCGTCTAACTCCAAGATAAGGGCAAACTGTCGCAAGACTTCATCGCGCAAGCCATCGAAGTCTTTCGAGGGCACATATTGGCGGGCAATCTCGTCACAGGTATCTTGAAGCATCTGCAAAACATCGCCTCGTAGCCGTTCCCCTTTTAAGGCGTGCATCCGACGGTCATAGATTACATGGCGTTGTGCATTCAAAACATCATCAAATTCCAACTGACGCTTCCGGGTAGAAAAATGGTTTTGTTCCACCTTGGTCTGTGCACGCTCTATGCTCTTGGTCACCCAAGGGTGCGTAATGACCTCTCCTTCCTCCATGCCCATTTTGTCCATCACCTTAGCCGTTCGGTCGTGTCCGAAAAGCCGCATGAGGTCATCTTCTAACGAGACATAAAACTGACTCTCCCCCGGATCGCCTTGGCGCCCAGAACGTCCGCGTAATTGGAGGTCTATTCGACGGCTTTCGTGGCGCTCGGTACCCAAAATCGCCAATCCACCCAAATTGGAAATACCTTGTGCCAATTTTATATCCGTTCCCCGTCCCGCCATGTTGGTGGCAATGGTTACTGCACCACGCTGGCCAGCCTCTGCAACAATGAGCGCTTCCGCTTTGGCCCGATCCACTTTTGCATTCAAAACATTGTGTTTAATGCCTTTACGCGTAAGCAAACGGCTAAGCATTTCGGAAACTTCAACCGAAGTGGTACCGACAAGAACGGGTTGCCCGCGTTGTTGGTATTCCGCAATTTTGTCTAATACCGCGTTATACTTCTCGCGTTTGGTCCGGAAAACCAAGTCTTCCAAATCCTTACGGGTAATGTTGCGGTTGGTCGGGATAACATTTACTTCCAACTTGTAAATAGAGAAGAATTCAGCTGATTCGGTCTCGGCGGTACCTGTCATACCCGCAAGTTTGGCATAGAGCCGGAAATAGTTTTGCAGCGTAATGGTGGCATAGGTTTGGGTAGCCGCCTGTACCTTCACATTCTCTTTGGCCTCTATTGCTTGGTGTAATCCATCGGAGTAACGGCGTCCGGGCAAAACCCGTCCGGTTTGTTCATCTACAATCAGGATTTTATCTTCTTCTACAATGTACTCAACGTCTTTTTCGTAATAGGTATATGCGCGGAGTAATTGGTTAATGGCATGTATGCGGTCTGCCTTTTCCGAGACCTCGGCATACAATTGACGTTCCTTTTCCTGACGATTTAGTTCGGCCCGCCGCAGGATTTCTCGTCGGACGTTGTCCCGTTCTTCGCCCTCGAGATCGGTCCAGTCTTTGTCGGCGGCAGCGATTTCAACCTCAATTTCGGCTTTAATACGGGCAATGCCTTCGCCTACATCGGGGAGTACAAAGAAGTTCTCGTCGTGATTGGCCAATTGTGCCACATACTTCCGACCCATTTCGGTCATTTCTAACGAGTGGTTTTTCTCGTCAACGGCATAATATAGAGCTTCATCTACCTCTGGCATGCGCTTAGCATTGTCCTGCAAGTAGAAATACTCGGTTTTTTGTAGAAGTGGAGAAACGCCAGATTCTGTCTTTAGCTTGGTGAGGGCTTTGTTTTTGGGAAATCCTCGGTGCGCACGTAACAAGGCCAAGCCAGCCTCATCGGTTTTATTGGCTGCGAGGTGTTTTTCGGCATCGGCCACAAAACGTGCTACCAATCGGACTTGGGCATCTACAAGTTTTTGTACAAAAGGTTTATATTGCGCAAATTGGCCTTCGGTGGCTTGAGGAACTGGTCCGGAGATGATCAGTGGTGTTCTTGCCTCATCAATCAATACTGAGTCAATTTCGTCCACAATGGCAAAGTTGTGCGCTCGCTGCATCAAGTGTTCGGGCTCAACCACAAAAGAGTTATCCCGTAGATAGTCAAAACCAAATTCGTTATTCGTTCCATAGGTGATATCCGCATCGTAGGCCGCTTTACGGCTTTCCGAATGAGGCTCACTTTGGTCAATACATCCAACCTTAAGGTCATGGAACTCGAAAATGGGACGCATCCACTCCATGTCCCGTTGAGCCAGATATGGGTTAACCGTAACAAGGTGTACTCCACGCCCCGAAAGTGCATTTAAATAAACAGGAGCAACGGCAACCAAGGTCTTGCCTTCACCCGTTTTCATTTCTGCAATCCGTCCTTTGTGAAGGACAATACCACCGAGTAACTGAACATCGTAGGGTACCATGTCCCACCGGATCATGGTGCCGCCAGCCATCCATTCTTTCCCCACAAAACGCCGACAGGTTTCTTTAATCACTGCAAAGGCCTCGGGTAGGATCTGATCTAAGGTTATTTGCAAGGTATCTTGCCATTCCTTGTCTAATTTCTCGATTTCCTGATACAAGGCCATTCGGTCTTCCAAAGACAATTCTGCTACGGGAGCGCCATCGCCGCTACTATCCAGCATCCCGCGTAGGCGCAACTCAATGGCTTGTTTGTCGGCTTCAATCTCTTCAAGGGCCTTTCGGATGACGGATTTGAACCCGACGGTTTTGGCCCGCAATTCCTCATCGGTTAGGTTTTGGAGTGTATTATAGTGGTCGTTAATTTCGTCCACAAGGGGCCAAAGTTTCTTGAGTTCCCGTTCATTTGGCGAACCGCCAAAAACCTTTTGAATGAATTTTAACATGTTGAATCTTTATCGAATGGTCATCGCCAGAGCGATTATTTTGAATACAGTCTTTTAAAATAAGAAAAATGAAACCAAATTTGGATTCAAATAAAGCCCATAAGACGTAATTTTAGCCGATACGTTCCATTCTTCCGGCGCGGCCTTCTGAAATAGACGGTTTTTTCATGTGTGGCAGGCGGGAGGCTCCACCGTTTAACCCCTAAAATTGATGCAACAGGTATTGTTATACATGGTTCAACTGGTTGGGTTGGCTTGTCTCATTGGGGGGAGTATGGGGTGCGAACAATTTAATCAGCCGGTGACGCTCGATGCGTTGCCTTTGCCGAAGTTATTGATTATCAATAGTATTTTTTCTCCAGATACGTTTTGGGAAGTATCTGTCACTCTTCCGAAGGAGCGGTTTGAAGACGATACCGCCACGTCGTATTTTGCAGATGCTACCGTTCGGATTTTTGGGAATGACCAATTGGTAGAAACGCTTCCTTTTGTCGTATCCTGTGCGTGTTATCGTTCTTCCTCCCAAAAACCGCAGCCCGGAGTGGGGTATCGTCTGGAAGTGTCCGCTTCGGGATATCCTACCGCAACAGCCTTTAGCCAACTTCCACAACGGTTGACGTTAGACCAAGAGACGGTTGTTATGAGCCACTCGACCGAACGGGGGCCACAAAATACCGTAAATCGGCGATTATCGGCTTTGGTCGCTATGACCTTTACCGATTCGCCTGTGGTGGGTGATCGGTATATGATTGCCATATCGCAGGAAACAGACACCGCATCGGGGAATCATACGTTTCCGACAGTGGTTACAGGTTATCGTTTTAAAACAACCAGTGAATGGTTGGCGACCTCTGGTGCGTTTAACGACGAACTATCCGGCGACGAAGACCGAAGGCGCATCGCGCCCTTTTTAGATACGGGGATGGAAGGGCAGCAAATCAAAATTCCTATTACATTTTCTGGTTATACCCTGCGATATCGGGAAGCCCAGACCACCGATGGAGCCAAATTGTTTACCGACCGCATGAAATACCGGATAATGATTGCCCGTCTCTCCCCTGAGTTGTACTTGTATGAGCGCTCGGTGATAGACCAGCGGACGTTCTCGGATGTTCCTATCGTAGAACCTGTTCCAATATATTCCAATATAAGTGATGGAATTGGTGTCTTTGCTGGTTATGCTGGAACGTCTATCACGGTTCAGTAGCCGGAGGTATAAAACAGGCGTCGCAGGGGCAAGCCGTTCGTAATAAATCCCAGCGATACATGCCTGCATTGTGTC harbors:
- the secA gene encoding preprotein translocase subunit SecA, with protein sequence MLKFIQKVFGGSPNERELKKLWPLVDEINDHYNTLQNLTDEELRAKTVGFKSVIRKALEEIEADKQAIELRLRGMLDSSGDGAPVAELSLEDRMALYQEIEKLDKEWQDTLQITLDQILPEAFAVIKETCRRFVGKEWMAGGTMIRWDMVPYDVQLLGGIVLHKGRIAEMKTGEGKTLVAVAPVYLNALSGRGVHLVTVNPYLAQRDMEWMRPIFEFHDLKVGCIDQSEPHSESRKAAYDADITYGTNNEFGFDYLRDNSFVVEPEHLMQRAHNFAIVDEIDSVLIDEARTPLIISGPVPQATEGQFAQYKPFVQKLVDAQVRLVARFVADAEKHLAANKTDEAGLALLRAHRGFPKNKALTKLKTESGVSPLLQKTEYFYLQDNAKRMPEVDEALYYAVDEKNHSLEMTEMGRKYVAQLANHDENFFVLPDVGEGIARIKAEIEVEIAAADKDWTDLEGEERDNVRREILRRAELNRQEKERQLYAEVSEKADRIHAINQLLRAYTYYEKDVEYIVEEDKILIVDEQTGRVLPGRRYSDGLHQAIEAKENVKVQAATQTYATITLQNYFRLYAKLAGMTGTAETESAEFFSIYKLEVNVIPTNRNITRKDLEDLVFRTKREKYNAVLDKIAEYQQRGQPVLVGTTSVEVSEMLSRLLTRKGIKHNVLNAKVDRAKAEALIVAEAGQRGAVTIATNMAGRGTDIKLAQGISNLGGLAILGTERHESRRIDLQLRGRSGRQGDPGESQFYVSLEDDLMRLFGHDRTAKVMDKMGMEEGEVITHPWVTKSIERAQTKVEQNHFSTRKRQLEFDDVLNAQRHVIYDRRMHALKGERLRGDVLQMLQDTCDEIARQYVPSKDFDGLRDEVLRQFALILELDAATFQSITEKALAQSVYKQAEAAYHAKRQLLAESFHHGVQQMIKNAVEPPEKIVVDFTDGLKILRVVVDVAQVLATGGQEVNDALERAAILSTIDDRWVEHLRELDDLKEGIYLRAYGQKDPLVEYKVEAFSLFSDLLNDLNKQALSIVFRSGLLVQERERAETIRKTSRLDSKRAKATQAKAESGFGVGADDVYKEGQAKEDPTVKQAPIVRNKEEKISRNDQVKVMNPTTGEVVEVKYKKAQQMIQKGWSLVR
- a CDS encoding DUF4249 domain-containing protein yields the protein MQQVLLYMVQLVGLACLIGGSMGCEQFNQPVTLDALPLPKLLIINSIFSPDTFWEVSVTLPKERFEDDTATSYFADATVRIFGNDQLVETLPFVVSCACYRSSSQKPQPGVGYRLEVSASGYPTATAFSQLPQRLTLDQETVVMSHSTERGPQNTVNRRLSALVAMTFTDSPVVGDRYMIAISQETDTASGNHTFPTVVTGYRFKTTSEWLATSGAFNDELSGDEDRRRIAPFLDTGMEGQQIKIPITFSGYTLRYREAQTTDGAKLFTDRMKYRIMIARLSPELYLYERSVIDQRTFSDVPIVEPVPIYSNISDGIGVFAGYAGTSITVQ